In Meleagris gallopavo isolate NT-WF06-2002-E0010 breed Aviagen turkey brand Nicholas breeding stock chromosome 3, Turkey_5.1, whole genome shotgun sequence, one DNA window encodes the following:
- the PABPC1 gene encoding polyadenylate-binding protein 1 isoform X2 produces MNFDVIKGKPVRIMWSQRDPSLRKSGVGNIFIKNLDKSIDNKALYDTFSAFGNILSCKVVCDENGSKGYGFVHFETQEAAERAIEKMNGMLLNDRKVFVGRFKSRKEREAELGARAKEFTNVYIKNFGEDMDDERLKELFGPALSVKVMTDESGKSKGFGFVSFERHEDAQKAVDEMNGKELNGKQIYVGRAQKKVERQTELKRKFEQMKQDRITRYQGVNLYVKNLDDGIDDERLRKEFSPFGTITSAKVMMEGGRSKGFGFVCFSSPEEATKAVTEMNGRIVATKPLYVALAQRKEERQAHLTNQYMQRMASVRAVPNPVINPYQPAPPSGYFMAAIPQTQNRAAYYPTNQLAQLARPSPRWTAQGARPHPFQNMPGAIRPAAPRPPFSTMRPASSQVPRVMSTQRVANTSTQTMGPRPAAAATAATPAVRTVPQYKYAAGVRNPQQHLNTQPQVAMQQPAVHVQGQEPLTASMLASAPPQEQKQMLGERLFPLIQSMHPTLAGKITGMLLEIDNSELLHMLESPESLRSKVDEAVAVLQAHQAKEAAQKAVNNPTGVPSV; encoded by the exons ATGAATTTTGATGTCATCAAAGGCAAACCGGTGCGCATTATGTGGTCCCAGCGTGATCCATCTCTACGCAAAAGTGGCGTTGGAAACATCTTCATCAAAAACTTGGACAAATCAATTGATAACAAAGCTTTGTATGacactttttctgcttttggaaaCATCCTTTCTTGTAAG gTGGTATGTGATGAAAATGGATCCAAGGGTTATGGATTTGTACATTTTGAGACACAAGAAGCTGCAGAAAGAGCTATTGAAAAAATGAATGGTATGCTGCTTAATGACCGCAAAGT ATTTGTTGGAAGGTTTAAATCCCGCAAGGAACGTGAGGCAGAGCTTGGAGCCAGAGCAAAGGAATTCACCAATGTTTACATCAAGAATTTTGGAGAAGACATGGATGATGAGAGACTTAAGGAACTCTTTG GTCCTGCCTTAAGTGTGAAAGTTATGACTGATGAGAGTGGAAAATCCAAGGGCTTTGGCTTCGTTAGTTTTGAAAGACATGAAGATGCCCAAAAA GCTGTAGATGAGATGAATGGAAAAGAGCTCAATGGGAAACAAATCTATGTTGGACGGGCTCAGAAAAAAGTGGAAAGACAGACGGAGCTGAAGCGTAAATTTGAGCAAATGAAGCAGGACAGGATCACCAGATACCAG GGTGTAAACCTTTACGTGAAAAATCTTGATGATGGAATTGATGATGAACGTCTTCGAAAAGAATTCTCCCCATTTGGTACAATCACCAGTGCAAAG GTCATGATGGAAGGTGGACGCAGCAAAGGATTTGGGTTTGTCTGCTTTTCGTCACCAGAAGAAGCCACCAAAGCTGTCACAGAGATGAATGGTAGAATTGTGGCTACTAAACCATTATACGTAGCTCTAGCCCAGCGTAAAGAAGAGCGCCAAGCTCATCTCACCAACCAGTATATGCAGAGAATGGCGAGTGTAAGAGCAGTCCCTAACCCAGTAATCAACCCCTACCAACCAGCACCTCCTTCAGGTTACTTCATGGCAGCTATCCCACAG ACTCAGAACCGTGCTGCATACTATCCTACTAATCAACTTGCTCAACTTGCTAGACCTAGTCCTCGCTGGACTGCTCAGGGTGCCAGACCTCATC CATTCCAAAACATGCCTGGTGCTATCCGCCCGGCAGCTCCCAGACCACCTTTTAGTACCATGAGACCGGCTTCTTCACAAGTACCACGAGTCATGTCAACACAACGTGTTG CCAATACATCAACACAAACAATGGGTCCAcgtcctgcagcagcagctacTGCAGCTACTCCTGCTGTACGCACAGTACCACAGTACAAATATGCTGCAGGTGTTCGCAATCCTCAGCAGCATCTTAATACACAGCCACAGGTTGCTATGCAGCAG CCTGCTGTCCATGTGCAAGGTCAGGAACCCTTGACTGCTTCCATGTTGGCTTCTGCCCCTCCAcaagaacaaaagcagatgTTAG gtgaACGTCTATTTCCTCTTATTCAAAGCATGCATCCTACTCTGGCGGGTAAGATCACTGGTATGTTGTTGGAGATTGACAACTCTGAACTCCTTCACATGCTCGAGTCTCCTGAGTCTCTTCGTTCGAAG GTTGATGAAGCTGTAGCCGTACTACAAGCCCACCAAGCTAAAGAAGCTGCTCAAAAGGCAGTTAATAACCCTACTGGGGTTCCAAGTGTTTAA
- the PABPC1 gene encoding polyadenylate-binding protein 1 isoform X1, with the protein MNFDVIKGKPVRIMWSQRDPSLRKSGVGNIFIKNLDKSIDNKALYDTFSAFGNILSCKVVCDENGSKGYGFVHFETQEAAERAIEKMNGMLLNDRKVFVGRFKSRKEREAELGARAKEFTNVYIKNFGEDMDDERLKELFGKFGPALSVKVMTDESGKSKGFGFVSFERHEDAQKAVDEMNGKELNGKQIYVGRAQKKVERQTELKRKFEQMKQDRITRYQGVNLYVKNLDDGIDDERLRKEFSPFGTITSAKVMMEGGRSKGFGFVCFSSPEEATKAVTEMNGRIVATKPLYVALAQRKEERQAHLTNQYMQRMASVRAVPNPVINPYQPAPPSGYFMAAIPQTQNRAAYYPTNQLAQLARPSPRWTAQGARPHPFQNMPGAIRPAAPRPPFSTMRPASSQVPRVMSTQRVANTSTQTMGPRPAAAATAATPAVRTVPQYKYAAGVRNPQQHLNTQPQVAMQQPAVHVQGQEPLTASMLASAPPQEQKQMLGERLFPLIQSMHPTLAGKITGMLLEIDNSELLHMLESPESLRSKVDEAVAVLQAHQAKEAAQKAVNNPTGVPSV; encoded by the exons ATGAATTTTGATGTCATCAAAGGCAAACCGGTGCGCATTATGTGGTCCCAGCGTGATCCATCTCTACGCAAAAGTGGCGTTGGAAACATCTTCATCAAAAACTTGGACAAATCAATTGATAACAAAGCTTTGTATGacactttttctgcttttggaaaCATCCTTTCTTGTAAG gTGGTATGTGATGAAAATGGATCCAAGGGTTATGGATTTGTACATTTTGAGACACAAGAAGCTGCAGAAAGAGCTATTGAAAAAATGAATGGTATGCTGCTTAATGACCGCAAAGT ATTTGTTGGAAGGTTTAAATCCCGCAAGGAACGTGAGGCAGAGCTTGGAGCCAGAGCAAAGGAATTCACCAATGTTTACATCAAGAATTTTGGAGAAGACATGGATGATGAGAGACTTAAGGAACTCTTTGGCAAGTTTG GTCCTGCCTTAAGTGTGAAAGTTATGACTGATGAGAGTGGAAAATCCAAGGGCTTTGGCTTCGTTAGTTTTGAAAGACATGAAGATGCCCAAAAA GCTGTAGATGAGATGAATGGAAAAGAGCTCAATGGGAAACAAATCTATGTTGGACGGGCTCAGAAAAAAGTGGAAAGACAGACGGAGCTGAAGCGTAAATTTGAGCAAATGAAGCAGGACAGGATCACCAGATACCAG GGTGTAAACCTTTACGTGAAAAATCTTGATGATGGAATTGATGATGAACGTCTTCGAAAAGAATTCTCCCCATTTGGTACAATCACCAGTGCAAAG GTCATGATGGAAGGTGGACGCAGCAAAGGATTTGGGTTTGTCTGCTTTTCGTCACCAGAAGAAGCCACCAAAGCTGTCACAGAGATGAATGGTAGAATTGTGGCTACTAAACCATTATACGTAGCTCTAGCCCAGCGTAAAGAAGAGCGCCAAGCTCATCTCACCAACCAGTATATGCAGAGAATGGCGAGTGTAAGAGCAGTCCCTAACCCAGTAATCAACCCCTACCAACCAGCACCTCCTTCAGGTTACTTCATGGCAGCTATCCCACAG ACTCAGAACCGTGCTGCATACTATCCTACTAATCAACTTGCTCAACTTGCTAGACCTAGTCCTCGCTGGACTGCTCAGGGTGCCAGACCTCATC CATTCCAAAACATGCCTGGTGCTATCCGCCCGGCAGCTCCCAGACCACCTTTTAGTACCATGAGACCGGCTTCTTCACAAGTACCACGAGTCATGTCAACACAACGTGTTG CCAATACATCAACACAAACAATGGGTCCAcgtcctgcagcagcagctacTGCAGCTACTCCTGCTGTACGCACAGTACCACAGTACAAATATGCTGCAGGTGTTCGCAATCCTCAGCAGCATCTTAATACACAGCCACAGGTTGCTATGCAGCAG CCTGCTGTCCATGTGCAAGGTCAGGAACCCTTGACTGCTTCCATGTTGGCTTCTGCCCCTCCAcaagaacaaaagcagatgTTAG gtgaACGTCTATTTCCTCTTATTCAAAGCATGCATCCTACTCTGGCGGGTAAGATCACTGGTATGTTGTTGGAGATTGACAACTCTGAACTCCTTCACATGCTCGAGTCTCCTGAGTCTCTTCGTTCGAAG GTTGATGAAGCTGTAGCCGTACTACAAGCCCACCAAGCTAAAGAAGCTGCTCAAAAGGCAGTTAATAACCCTACTGGGGTTCCAAGTGTTTAA